In Macrobrachium rosenbergii isolate ZJJX-2024 chromosome 48, ASM4041242v1, whole genome shotgun sequence, one DNA window encodes the following:
- the LOC136831588 gene encoding four-domain proteases inhibitor-like, with product MRISLAVIVIFVIFGVELGNSRYLGSFQDRECKLPCHKDYSPVCGSNGKTYGNACTLSIAACEDPYVHLAYQGPCKKDEESKREKCSRPCDKQYVPVCASNGKTYPNACVLSVAVCEDPDLWMVSSSPCS from the exons ATGAGAATCTCACTGGCTGTGATTGTCATCTTCGTCATTTTTGGAGTGGAACTTGGAAATTCGCGGTACCTAGGAT cttTTCAGGATCGTGAGTGTAAACTGCCTTGTCATAAAGATTATTCACCTGTCTGTGGCAGCAATGGTAAGACTTATGGCAATGCGTGCACACTGAGTATTGCTGCTTGCGAGGACCCGTATGTGCATCTTGCATATCAAGGCCCATGCA AGAAAGATGAGGAATCCAAGAGAGAGAAGTGTTCCCGCCCGTGTGACAAGCAATACGTCCCCGTCTGCGCCAGCAATGGGAAGACTTACCCCAACGCCTGTGTGCTGAGTGTGGCTGTATGCGAAGATCCTGATCTCTGGATGGTGTCCTCGTCGCCATGTT cATAA